A genomic region of Erythrobacter sp. SCSIO 43205 contains the following coding sequences:
- a CDS encoding acyl-CoA synthetase, translating into MSLHPIAHAATRPDHPAVIMAGSGAQMTFKEMDEASNRFAHLLRARGFGEADAFGVLLENRMEYFTLIWGSQRCGAMLVPISTRLTAPEISYILRDSQAKLLITSPAYADVVEGIRAELPELEILVTRSGGADDFEAALSEHSPEAVADPTPGRVMLYSSGTTGRPKGVRPPPPADPDVQAPVPLMGLATMGAGMPADGSMVYLCPAPLYHAAPIGWASTVQRLGGTVVVMEKFDPEDALAAIEKYKITDSQWVPTHFVRFLKLDEEARGRYDLSSHQRALHAAAPCPVPIKHEMIEWWGPIINEYYAGSEGIGMTLVKSEEWLQHPGTVGVPIYGKLHICGPDGEEVPAGTDGLIYFENDILPTYHNDPEKTKESMHPKGWMTLGDIGHVNEAGYLFLTDRKSHMIISGGVNIYPQEIENLLVTHDKIMDAAVIGAPCPELGEKVVAVVQPMDMADAGEAFEAELRDFLAPNLARIKMPKQFDFRPDLPREANGKLYKRELRDEYAAKAQG; encoded by the coding sequence CGACGCGCCCGGACCACCCCGCCGTCATCATGGCTGGCAGCGGTGCGCAAATGACCTTCAAGGAAATGGACGAGGCCTCCAATCGCTTTGCGCATCTGTTGCGCGCGCGCGGATTTGGCGAGGCTGATGCTTTCGGGGTCCTTCTTGAAAACCGCATGGAGTATTTCACTCTCATCTGGGGCTCGCAGCGCTGCGGGGCGATGCTGGTGCCTATCTCAACACGCCTGACCGCGCCTGAAATCTCCTATATTCTGCGCGATTCGCAGGCGAAGTTGCTGATCACGTCGCCAGCCTATGCCGATGTGGTCGAGGGTATACGCGCCGAGCTTCCCGAGCTTGAAATCCTCGTGACGCGAAGCGGGGGCGCGGACGATTTCGAGGCGGCCTTGAGTGAGCATTCGCCAGAAGCGGTCGCTGATCCGACACCGGGCCGCGTGATGCTCTATTCTTCGGGCACCACGGGGCGGCCCAAAGGCGTGCGCCCGCCGCCACCTGCTGATCCCGATGTGCAAGCGCCTGTCCCACTGATGGGGCTGGCGACGATGGGGGCTGGGATGCCGGCCGATGGTTCGATGGTCTATCTGTGTCCCGCCCCGCTTTATCACGCAGCGCCTATCGGATGGGCCTCGACCGTCCAGCGCCTTGGCGGGACGGTTGTGGTGATGGAGAAGTTCGATCCCGAAGATGCTCTGGCCGCGATTGAGAAATACAAGATCACCGACAGCCAGTGGGTGCCCACCCATTTCGTGCGCTTCCTGAAACTCGATGAGGAGGCGCGGGGTCGCTACGATCTCTCCAGCCACCAGCGCGCGCTTCATGCAGCAGCTCCCTGCCCTGTTCCCATCAAGCACGAGATGATCGAATGGTGGGGACCGATCATCAACGAATATTACGCAGGGTCTGAAGGCATCGGCATGACGCTGGTGAAGTCGGAAGAATGGCTCCAGCATCCCGGCACCGTGGGCGTTCCGATCTATGGCAAGCTCCACATTTGCGGCCCAGATGGCGAGGAAGTGCCAGCGGGCACAGACGGGCTCATCTATTTCGAGAACGACATCTTGCCGACCTATCACAACGATCCTGAGAAAACGAAGGAATCGATGCACCCCAAAGGCTGGATGACGCTTGGCGACATTGGCCATGTGAACGAGGCAGGCTACCTCTTTCTTACCGATCGCAAGAGCCACATGATCATCTCTGGCGGGGTCAATATCTATCCGCAGGAGATCGAGAACCTCCTCGTCACGCACGACAAGATCATGGATGCAGCCGTCATCGGCGCGCCGTGCCCTGAGCTTGGCGAGAAGGTAGTCGCAGTGGTCCAGCCCATGGATATGGCCGATGCGGGCGAAGCGTTTGAGGCGGAGCTGCGAGACTTCCTTGCGCCTAACTTGGCCCGCATAAAGATGCCGAAGCAATTCGACTTTCGCCCCGATCTGCCCCGCGAGGCCAATGGCAAGCTCTACAAGCGCGAGCTGCGCGATGAGTACGCCGCCAAGGCGCAAGGGTAA
- a CDS encoding cytochrome P450 — protein sequence MAAPAILPEDIAREVIAPTSYGEWNGILDTFDTLRETTPVAKVVAEDDSFEPFWLITRYDDVMRISKDNKTFLNNPKPVVFATREATAFSQAATGSNMLVDSLVVFDAPVHPKYRKLTMDWFMPRNLAKIEAEIRALAHRTIDKMIEAGPEVDFVKLVSGPYPLHVVMQILGVPEEDEPRMLMLTQQMFGGQDADLSGTGMENMSPEQVLQLVAGAVKSFEDYFAALAEDRRANPTDDVASVIANALVDGEPLPPRDLAGYYIIVATAGHDTTSASTAGAMMALANDPEQWARVKADRSLLPGIVEEAIRWTSPVQHFMRTAAEDVEIGGQEIKAGDWMMINYVAANHDPAQFDNPRKFDAARSPNRHLAFGAGAHQCLGLHLARLEMRLLFEALLDRIEAVEPAGEAKRSNSTFVGGLKTLPLRITPA from the coding sequence ATGGCCGCTCCTGCTATCCTGCCAGAGGACATCGCCCGCGAGGTCATCGCTCCCACCAGCTACGGTGAGTGGAACGGCATTCTCGATACCTTCGATACCTTGCGCGAAACTACGCCGGTCGCCAAGGTGGTGGCGGAGGACGACAGCTTTGAACCCTTCTGGCTCATCACCCGCTATGACGACGTGATGCGCATCTCGAAGGACAACAAGACCTTCCTCAACAACCCCAAGCCCGTCGTCTTCGCAACCAGAGAGGCGACCGCTTTCTCGCAAGCTGCGACCGGCTCCAATATGCTTGTCGACAGCCTCGTGGTCTTCGATGCGCCGGTCCATCCCAAGTATCGCAAGCTTACCATGGACTGGTTCATGCCGCGCAACCTTGCAAAGATCGAAGCCGAGATCCGCGCGCTTGCACACCGCACCATCGACAAGATGATCGAAGCCGGACCCGAGGTCGACTTTGTCAAGCTCGTCTCCGGCCCCTATCCCTTGCACGTTGTCATGCAGATCCTCGGCGTTCCCGAAGAGGACGAGCCGCGTATGCTGATGCTTACCCAGCAGATGTTCGGTGGTCAGGATGCAGACCTCTCAGGCACAGGGATGGAGAATATGTCGCCAGAGCAGGTGCTCCAACTGGTCGCAGGCGCGGTGAAGAGCTTTGAGGACTACTTCGCTGCCCTCGCCGAAGACCGCCGCGCCAACCCCACCGATGATGTCGCCAGCGTTATCGCCAATGCGCTTGTCGATGGGGAACCGCTGCCGCCGCGTGACCTTGCAGGCTATTATATCATCGTTGCGACAGCAGGGCATGACACCACCAGCGCGTCCACCGCAGGCGCGATGATGGCTCTGGCCAATGATCCGGAGCAATGGGCGCGGGTCAAGGCCGACCGCTCGCTGCTTCCCGGCATTGTTGAAGAGGCGATCCGCTGGACCAGCCCCGTGCAGCACTTCATGCGCACCGCTGCTGAAGACGTTGAGATCGGCGGGCAAGAGATCAAGGCGGGCGACTGGATGATGATCAACTATGTCGCGGCCAATCATGACCCGGCCCAGTTCGACAATCCGCGCAAGTTTGATGCGGCCCGCTCGCCCAATCGTCACCTCGCCTTTGGAGCAGGAGCGCATCAATGCCTGGGCCTGCACTTGGCGCGGCTTGAGATGCGGCTCTTGTTCGAAGCACTGCTCGACCGGATCGAGGCGGTCGAGCCAGCGGGTGAGGCCAAGCGGTCGAACTCAACCTTTGTCGGCGGATTGAAGACGCTGCCCTTGAGAATAACACCGGCTTAG
- a CDS encoding YqiJ family protein: protein MTLLEAHNLPFAGAAILLVFIALAQVIGMGDIFDGADADINLDGDIQADTAAPSGFFTALMSLLGVGRVPFLIWLAVLLFAFAAIGVAGQQALIGTVGAPLPGWLAAIAAMAAALPVTGALSRPLARILPQDETSAVGLGSLVRRDAEIQLGTAKAGSPARAKVIDAHGQPHFVMVEPNDPEATLKQGETVMLVRREGETFFGVQYENPMLALN from the coding sequence ATGACACTACTTGAAGCCCACAATTTGCCTTTTGCAGGCGCGGCCATACTTCTGGTGTTTATCGCTCTTGCTCAAGTCATTGGGATGGGTGATATTTTTGACGGTGCAGATGCAGATATCAATCTGGATGGCGACATTCAGGCCGACACCGCTGCGCCCAGCGGGTTCTTCACCGCTTTGATGAGCCTTCTTGGGGTAGGCCGTGTGCCTTTTCTTATCTGGCTTGCGGTGCTGCTGTTCGCTTTCGCCGCGATCGGTGTTGCGGGTCAGCAAGCGCTGATCGGCACCGTGGGCGCGCCGCTTCCAGGCTGGCTTGCAGCGATTGCCGCCATGGCTGCTGCGCTTCCCGTGACGGGCGCGCTCTCCCGGCCATTGGCGCGGATCCTTCCGCAGGATGAAACCAGCGCGGTGGGTCTGGGCAGCCTTGTGCGCCGCGATGCCGAGATTCAGCTTGGGACCGCGAAAGCCGGCTCGCCTGCGCGCGCCAAGGTGATCGACGCCCATGGCCAGCCTCACTTTGTGATGGTCGAGCCAAACGATCCGGAGGCGACGCTCAAACAGGGCGAAACCGTCATGCTCGTGCGCCGCGAGGGGGAGACTTTCTTCGGCGTGCAATATGAAAATCCGATGTTGGCGCTGAACTAA
- a CDS encoding flotillin family protein, with protein sequence MESLIELAIWIGLAFVVLLVIFIVLTSLYKRASKEIAFVRTGVGGEKVVMNGGALVLPVFHETMPVNMNTLVLSVVRRDGEALITLDRLRIDVKAEFYVRVRPDAGAIAMAAQTLGQRTMQPEMLKDLVEGKFVDALRSVAAGMSMNELHEQRADFVQKVQQVSSNDLAMNGLELESVSLTGLDQTSIEHFNANNAFDAEGLTKLTEQIEARKKLRNDIEQDTRVQMETKNLEADQRSFEIGRDKEYARLQQEREVEVRRASQASEIAREQAERSREADAARIEAKKQVDAQQIEADRLVEEARIDQQRALEIARQEQQIAVQNKSREESQAKAEADHARALAVAAEEQVVTSRESEVAERQKKIELIEAAKQAERDAISIKVEAEAEKDAATNRAEASRLEAKGEADAEILRAEADRVRFEVEAAGQRAVNEAANILSMDQISLQTKMALLKVLPEVIRESAKPMEAIDSIKIVQVDGLTQKGGGSSGASAGSGANGSGGSGNLANDAVSAALAYRAQAPVLDGLMKELGLDGSSLGSLAQGAAAEVAPANDGDEGKSLAEIMTDVAEQVEDAEERLGGAEGEAAE encoded by the coding sequence ATGGAAAGCCTGATTGAACTCGCGATATGGATCGGCCTCGCCTTCGTGGTGCTGCTCGTCATCTTTATCGTGCTCACTTCGCTTTATAAGCGCGCGTCGAAGGAAATCGCGTTCGTGCGTACAGGTGTCGGCGGCGAAAAAGTCGTTATGAACGGAGGCGCGCTCGTGCTCCCCGTTTTCCACGAAACCATGCCGGTCAACATGAACACGCTGGTGCTATCCGTGGTGCGCCGCGATGGCGAAGCGCTTATCACGCTCGACCGTCTGCGGATCGATGTGAAAGCCGAGTTCTACGTCCGCGTTCGTCCCGATGCAGGCGCAATTGCGATGGCGGCGCAAACGCTTGGCCAACGCACGATGCAGCCGGAAATGCTCAAGGATTTGGTCGAAGGCAAGTTCGTCGACGCGCTGCGGTCTGTGGCTGCCGGTATGAGCATGAACGAGCTGCACGAGCAACGCGCAGACTTCGTGCAAAAGGTGCAGCAAGTGTCGTCCAATGACCTCGCCATGAACGGTCTGGAGCTCGAATCCGTCTCGCTCACGGGTCTTGATCAGACATCGATTGAACACTTCAACGCCAACAATGCGTTTGACGCTGAGGGTCTGACTAAGCTCACCGAACAGATCGAGGCGCGCAAGAAACTGCGCAACGACATCGAGCAGGACACCCGCGTTCAGATGGAGACGAAGAACCTTGAAGCCGACCAGCGCTCCTTCGAGATCGGGCGTGACAAGGAATACGCAAGGCTCCAGCAAGAGCGCGAGGTTGAGGTGCGCCGTGCCTCGCAAGCCTCCGAAATCGCCCGCGAACAGGCAGAGCGTAGCCGCGAAGCTGATGCCGCCCGAATTGAGGCGAAAAAGCAGGTCGATGCGCAGCAGATTGAAGCCGACCGCCTTGTTGAAGAGGCCCGGATTGACCAGCAACGCGCGCTTGAGATTGCGCGGCAGGAACAGCAGATCGCTGTCCAGAACAAATCTCGCGAGGAAAGTCAGGCGAAAGCCGAAGCAGACCACGCGAGGGCTCTGGCGGTGGCAGCAGAAGAGCAGGTTGTGACCTCGCGGGAGAGCGAAGTCGCAGAGCGTCAAAAGAAGATCGAGCTGATCGAAGCGGCAAAGCAAGCCGAGCGCGATGCAATTTCGATCAAGGTGGAAGCGGAAGCAGAGAAAGACGCCGCCACCAACCGCGCCGAAGCCTCACGTCTTGAGGCCAAGGGTGAAGCGGATGCCGAAATCCTTCGCGCCGAAGCAGACCGTGTGCGCTTTGAAGTCGAAGCGGCTGGTCAACGCGCGGTCAACGAGGCGGCCAACATCCTCTCGATGGATCAGATCAGCCTGCAAACCAAAATGGCGCTGCTTAAGGTTCTGCCAGAGGTTATTCGCGAAAGCGCCAAGCCGATGGAAGCCATCGATTCGATCAAGATCGTTCAGGTCGACGGGCTTACGCAGAAAGGTGGCGGGTCTTCGGGTGCGTCGGCTGGTTCCGGTGCCAATGGATCAGGGGGCTCTGGCAACCTCGCGAACGACGCGGTTTCAGCAGCATTGGCCTATCGCGCTCAGGCACCCGTGCTTGATGGATTGATGAAAGAGCTTGGCCTTGATGGCTCATCGCTGGGGAGCCTTGCACAAGGTGCGGCGGCGGAAGTCGCTCCTGCCAATGATGGCGATGAAGGGAAGTCTTTGGCCGAAATCATGACCGATGTCGCAGAGCAGGTCGAAGATGCCGAAGAACGCCTCGGCGGCGCAGAAGGCGAAGCGGCCGAGTAA
- a CDS encoding UTP--glucose-1-phosphate uridylyltransferase, translated as MSQKPIKKAVFPVAGLGTRFLPATKAIPKELLPIVDRPLIQYAVDEAREAGIEQMIFVTGRGKTAIVEHFDVAYELEDTMSARGKDMGVLEPTRATPGDIITVRQQVPMGLGHAIWCARAIVGDEPFAIFLPDELMIGKQGGTGCMKQMVDAYEEVGGNLISVLEVPMEEVSSYGVIKPGAENGALTEVTGLVEKPSVAEAPSNKIISGRYILQPEVMRTLETQGKGAGGEIQLTDAMAKMIGDQPFHAVTFDGNRYDCGSKLGFVEATLALALEREDMGAEVRAMAERLLR; from the coding sequence ATGAGCCAGAAACCGATCAAGAAAGCCGTCTTTCCCGTGGCGGGACTGGGCACGCGCTTTTTGCCTGCGACCAAGGCGATCCCCAAGGAACTGCTCCCCATCGTTGACCGCCCGCTGATCCAATATGCCGTCGACGAAGCGCGCGAGGCGGGGATCGAGCAGATGATCTTTGTCACTGGCAGAGGCAAGACCGCTATCGTTGAGCACTTTGATGTCGCATACGAGCTCGAAGACACGATGAGCGCGCGTGGCAAGGATATGGGCGTTTTAGAGCCGACCAGAGCAACGCCGGGCGACATCATCACCGTACGCCAGCAAGTGCCCATGGGCCTTGGCCACGCAATCTGGTGCGCGCGCGCGATTGTGGGGGATGAGCCGTTTGCAATCTTCCTCCCCGATGAGCTGATGATCGGCAAACAAGGCGGGACCGGCTGCATGAAGCAGATGGTCGATGCCTATGAAGAGGTGGGCGGCAATCTGATCAGCGTTCTCGAAGTGCCGATGGAGGAGGTTTCCAGCTACGGCGTTATCAAACCGGGCGCTGAGAACGGCGCTTTGACCGAGGTCACAGGCCTTGTCGAGAAGCCCTCGGTTGCCGAGGCTCCCTCGAACAAGATCATCTCAGGCCGCTACATCCTTCAGCCCGAAGTCATGCGCACTTTGGAGACGCAAGGCAAAGGCGCAGGCGGCGAAATTCAGCTCACCGACGCGATGGCCAAGATGATCGGCGATCAGCCCTTCCACGCAGTGACCTTTGACGGCAATCGCTACGATTGTGGCAGCAAGCTTGGCTTTGTCGAGGCGACTTTAGCGCTGGCGCTGGAGCGTGAGGACATGGGCGCCGAGGTGCGCGCAATGGCTGAGCGGTTGTTGCGCTAG
- the murA gene encoding UDP-N-acetylglucosamine 1-carboxyvinyltransferase: MDKLIIKGGNRLSGTIPVSGAKNAALTLIPCALLTEEPLTLRNLPRLADIDGFQHLMGQFGVTVSIQGNNRPEDFGRVVTYQAARVTSTVAPYDLVRKMRASILVLGPMLARMGEATVSMPGGCAIGNRPIDLHLKALEAFGAEIELAAGYVKATAPDSGLPGGDFDFPVVSVGATENALMAAVLANGTCRLFNAAREPEIVDLCNLLVAMGAEIEGIGTSDLTIHGVRRLHGATYRVMPDRIEAGSYACAAAITCGDVRLEGASAHDMASTLHALKAIGLHVEEDAKGVTVKSNGALKPVDLTTAPFPGLATDMQAQLMSLLCKAEGTSVLKETIFENRFMHVPELARMGANIATEGRTAIVKGPADLTGAEVMATDLRASMSLIIAALAAEGETTVRRIYHLDRGYERLEEKLQLLGADIQRVDD; encoded by the coding sequence ATGGACAAATTGATTATCAAAGGCGGCAATCGCCTCTCAGGCACTATTCCGGTTTCAGGCGCGAAGAACGCGGCGCTGACGCTTATTCCTTGTGCGCTTTTGACCGAAGAGCCGCTAACCCTGCGCAATTTGCCGCGCCTTGCCGACATTGACGGGTTCCAGCATTTGATGGGCCAGTTCGGCGTGACTGTGAGCATTCAGGGCAATAACCGCCCCGAAGATTTCGGCCGCGTGGTGACATATCAGGCAGCGCGCGTGACTTCGACCGTTGCGCCTTACGATCTCGTGCGAAAAATGCGCGCCTCGATCCTTGTGCTTGGCCCAATGCTGGCGCGCATGGGAGAGGCGACGGTATCGATGCCGGGTGGTTGCGCAATCGGGAACCGTCCGATTGACTTGCACCTGAAAGCCTTGGAAGCGTTTGGGGCGGAAATTGAGCTTGCCGCAGGTTATGTAAAAGCCACCGCGCCTGACAGCGGGCTTCCGGGCGGCGATTTTGACTTCCCCGTCGTCTCGGTTGGCGCGACTGAGAACGCGTTGATGGCAGCAGTTCTCGCCAATGGCACCTGCCGCCTGTTCAATGCCGCGCGCGAACCTGAGATTGTCGACCTGTGCAATCTGCTCGTCGCCATGGGCGCAGAGATTGAAGGGATCGGCACGAGCGACCTCACCATCCACGGGGTCAGGCGCTTGCACGGCGCGACTTACCGCGTGATGCCTGACCGGATTGAAGCGGGCTCCTATGCTTGTGCTGCCGCAATCACTTGCGGCGACGTGCGTTTGGAGGGGGCGAGCGCGCACGACATGGCCTCAACCCTGCACGCGCTTAAAGCCATTGGTTTGCACGTTGAAGAGGACGCAAAAGGCGTCACCGTCAAATCCAATGGCGCATTAAAGCCCGTCGATCTCACCACCGCGCCTTTCCCCGGCCTTGCCACTGATATGCAGGCGCAGTTGATGAGCCTTTTGTGCAAGGCGGAGGGGACAAGCGTGCTGAAGGAGACGATTTTCGAAAACCGCTTCATGCACGTTCCCGAACTTGCGCGCATGGGCGCCAACATCGCCACCGAAGGTCGCACTGCGATTGTGAAGGGCCCTGCGGATTTGACTGGCGCGGAGGTGATGGCAACGGATCTGCGCGCCTCGATGAGCCTTATCATCGCGGCTCTTGCGGCTGAAGGTGAGACGACGGTACGCCGCATTTATCACCTCGACCGCGGGTATGAGCGGCTTGAGGAGAAGCTCCAGTTGCTCGGCGCCGATATTCAGCGCGTAGACGACTAG
- a CDS encoding ribbon-helix-helix domain-containing protein — protein sequence MSPQHQWPVPYHPPVKRSIAIEGHRTSISLEPVFWDMLKDAAEKAEMPVSALVAQIDAERIQSDTPPGLASAIRVWLVANKRGVSA from the coding sequence GTGAGCCCACAACACCAATGGCCCGTTCCCTATCACCCGCCGGTGAAGCGCTCGATTGCGATTGAGGGGCACAGGACAAGCATCAGCCTGGAGCCGGTGTTCTGGGATATGCTAAAAGATGCAGCCGAAAAGGCAGAAATGCCAGTAAGCGCGCTCGTCGCCCAAATAGACGCAGAGCGCATTCAGTCCGACACACCGCCGGGGCTAGCAAGTGCGATCAGGGTGTGGTTGGTGGCAAACAAGCGCGGAGTTTCAGCCTAG
- a CDS encoding TIGR03643 family protein has product MPHTLSPAHKSAIIEMALSDHTPFAVIEAEFGLKESEVKELMRDNLKPGSYRAWRKRVREFSDRREHYK; this is encoded by the coding sequence ATGCCCCACACCCTCTCCCCTGCCCACAAAAGCGCCATTATCGAAATGGCCTTGAGCGATCATACGCCTTTTGCTGTGATCGAGGCCGAATTTGGCCTTAAGGAAAGCGAGGTGAAGGAGTTGATGCGCGACAATCTTAAACCCGGCAGCTATCGCGCCTGGCGCAAACGGGTGCGCGAGTTTTCCGACCGGCGCGAGCATTATAAGTGA
- a CDS encoding PilZ domain-containing protein: MEQSSSKSTKAQGANKRQSHRASLMLRRAKLVCQSGEYLTLIRDVSENGIGLGFLHDVPPETRTILQLANGMTYPVERMWAQSRQAGYRFGCTITLDEFLREETPHPIRPLRLNIEGTARIQDARKVIDAKLVDLSCEGAKIASFEDIRTRGLISFELPGMSPRLAQVRWSEGEFYGLQFQHPLESEELAHCAMQLQPFGDMKKSRFAKLLAKARAA; this comes from the coding sequence GTGGAACAGTCGAGCTCAAAAAGCACGAAGGCACAAGGCGCAAACAAGCGGCAGTCGCACCGTGCGAGCCTGATGCTGCGCCGCGCCAAGCTGGTGTGCCAGAGCGGCGAATATCTCACCCTTATTCGCGATGTGTCGGAAAACGGCATCGGCCTTGGTTTCCTGCACGATGTACCGCCTGAGACGCGCACCATCCTTCAGCTTGCCAATGGCATGACTTACCCGGTGGAGCGGATGTGGGCACAATCGCGTCAGGCGGGATACCGCTTTGGCTGCACGATCACTCTGGATGAATTCCTGCGCGAGGAAACCCCGCACCCCATCCGCCCCTTGCGGCTCAATATCGAAGGCACGGCGCGGATTCAGGATGCGCGAAAGGTGATTGATGCAAAGCTGGTCGATCTGTCTTGCGAAGGAGCAAAGATCGCAAGCTTTGAGGATATTCGAACGCGCGGCCTTATCAGTTTTGAGCTTCCCGGAATGTCGCCGCGCTTGGCGCAAGTGCGCTGGAGTGAAGGTGAATTTTACGGCCTGCAATTCCAGCACCCGCTCGAAAGCGAGGAATTGGCGCATTGCGCGATGCAATTGCAGCCCTTTGGTGACATGAAGAAAAGCCGCTTTGCCAAACTCTTGGCGAAAGCGCGGGCGGCATAA
- the phbB gene encoding acetoacetyl-CoA reductase → MSRVAIVTGGTRGIGEAICQRLKRQGHKVIANYGGNDEAAAAFTKETGIPSYKWDVGDHEACLEGCAKVAEEHGPVDIVVNNAGITRDGTLHRMSFDDWNDVMRVNLGGCFNMAKATFPGMRERGWGRIVNIGSINGQAGQYGQVNYAAAKSGIHGFTKALAQEGAKFGVTVNAIAPGYIDTDMVAAVPEPVLEKIVAKIPVGRLGHAEEIARGVAFLTSDNGAFMTGSTMSINGGQHMY, encoded by the coding sequence ATGAGCAGAGTCGCCATCGTCACAGGCGGAACGCGGGGAATTGGCGAGGCAATCTGCCAGCGCCTCAAACGCCAGGGCCACAAAGTCATCGCCAATTATGGCGGGAATGACGAAGCCGCCGCCGCCTTTACCAAAGAAACCGGTATCCCCTCTTACAAATGGGACGTGGGCGATCACGAGGCCTGCCTTGAAGGCTGCGCCAAGGTCGCCGAGGAACACGGCCCCGTTGATATTGTCGTCAACAACGCTGGCATCACCCGCGACGGAACGCTCCACAGGATGAGCTTTGATGATTGGAACGATGTGATGCGCGTCAATCTTGGCGGGTGTTTCAACATGGCCAAAGCGACGTTTCCCGGAATGCGCGAACGTGGATGGGGCCGGATCGTCAATATCGGCTCGATCAACGGACAGGCGGGCCAATATGGACAGGTAAACTATGCCGCCGCCAAATCGGGCATTCACGGATTTACCAAAGCATTGGCGCAAGAGGGCGCGAAATTTGGTGTCACGGTCAATGCCATTGCACCGGGCTATATCGACACCGACATGGTCGCAGCAGTCCCGGAGCCTGTGCTGGAGAAGATCGTTGCCAAAATCCCGGTTGGTCGCCTTGGTCACGCCGAAGAGATTGCACGCGGCGTCGCTTTCCTCACATCGGACAATGGCGCGTTCATGACCGGCTCGACCATGAGCATAAATGGCGGCCAGCATATGTACTAA
- a CDS encoding DUF3576 domain-containing protein, with translation MTRAPISTATKFAISAAALATLAACGGSERPRTELAAAQINTIGVNAYLWRGALETLSFAPMASADSDGGVIVTDWYANPANPNERVKVTVTILDQDLRADALRVSASRQVSQGGGWVDAPVQAATVQKLEDIILTKARDLRRKALAGS, from the coding sequence GTGACACGCGCACCCATTTCAACCGCCACGAAATTTGCCATCAGCGCAGCCGCTTTGGCGACCCTTGCCGCCTGCGGAGGGTCTGAACGTCCTCGCACCGAGCTGGCGGCGGCTCAAATCAACACGATTGGCGTGAACGCCTATCTGTGGCGCGGCGCGCTTGAGACGTTGTCCTTTGCGCCGATGGCGTCGGCGGATAGTGATGGCGGCGTGATCGTGACCGATTGGTACGCCAACCCTGCCAACCCCAATGAGCGGGTGAAGGTAACGGTGACGATCCTTGACCAGGACCTTCGCGCCGATGCTCTTCGCGTCTCGGCAAGCCGTCAGGTATCGCAAGGCGGTGGCTGGGTCGATGCGCCGGTTCAGGCTGCGACCGTGCAAAAGCTTGAGGATATCATCCTCACCAAAGCGCGCGATCTTCGTCGCAAGGCTCTCGCGGGCAGCTAA